A genome region from Nocardia sp. NBC_01730 includes the following:
- a CDS encoding DegT/DnrJ/EryC1/StrS family aminotransferase, whose product MIPPFTAAVPDDEIATVLAAAEQIMRAGRLVLGAHTEVLETTVAVMAGTRYAIAVNSGSTALEIIYKTVDVQGRTVLMPTNTNYATAAAALAAGAQVQLYDAGLYPDLADLERRLTGDVSAVVVVHIGGYITPDLPQIMQLCEAAGVALIEDAAHAHGSTFGDRPAGGFGYAAAFSLFATKVVTTGEGGVITTDDPDLDRLARIYRNQGHDGDGRHVVWGGSWRMTELGAVLGSAQFDHFDRDLIQRRAVIDRYITDLSGIGLEFPVPHGQVSGHKCIALLNYGIERDHLRDKVSAVGVELARGVYEQPLHRQPVFGGLNIGDSFPAANDFADRHICLPLWRGMTDDIVDRVIKIIRTSVAEAGHKLP is encoded by the coding sequence ATGATCCCACCATTCACCGCCGCGGTACCTGACGATGAGATCGCCACCGTTCTCGCTGCGGCCGAGCAGATCATGCGGGCGGGCCGGCTGGTACTCGGCGCCCACACCGAAGTCCTCGAAACCACTGTCGCCGTGATGGCCGGTACTCGGTACGCGATCGCGGTCAACTCCGGGTCGACGGCACTCGAAATCATCTACAAGACAGTGGATGTGCAGGGACGGACAGTGCTGATGCCGACGAACACCAATTACGCCACCGCCGCTGCCGCCCTGGCAGCTGGGGCGCAGGTCCAGCTCTACGACGCAGGCCTGTATCCCGACCTCGCCGACCTCGAACGGCGGCTCACCGGCGACGTCTCCGCGGTGGTAGTCGTGCACATCGGTGGATACATAACCCCTGACTTGCCGCAGATCATGCAGTTGTGTGAGGCGGCAGGTGTTGCGTTGATCGAGGATGCCGCGCACGCGCACGGCTCCACCTTCGGGGATCGTCCCGCGGGAGGTTTCGGATACGCGGCAGCGTTCTCGTTGTTCGCCACCAAAGTTGTTACCACCGGCGAGGGCGGTGTCATCACCACCGACGACCCGGACCTGGACCGGTTGGCTCGCATCTATCGCAACCAGGGCCACGACGGTGACGGTCGGCATGTGGTGTGGGGAGGAAGCTGGCGGATGACCGAGCTCGGCGCAGTCCTCGGATCGGCCCAGTTCGACCATTTCGACCGCGACCTCATCCAGCGGCGCGCCGTCATCGACCGCTACATCACCGATCTATCCGGCATCGGGCTCGAGTTCCCGGTCCCGCACGGGCAGGTGAGCGGTCACAAATGCATCGCTCTACTCAACTACGGCATAGAACGGGATCACTTGCGCGACAAGGTGTCAGCGGTGGGTGTCGAGCTGGCACGTGGCGTCTACGAGCAACCTCTACACCGCCAGCCAGTCTTCGGCGGTCTGAACATCGGCGACAGCTTCCCGGCCGCGAACGATTTTGCGGACCGTCACATTTGCCTGCCGCTGTGGCGGGGAATGACCGATGACATCGTCGATCGAGTCATCAAGATCATCCGCACATCCGTAGCCGAGGCCGGCCACAAGCTACCGTGA
- a CDS encoding helix-turn-helix domain-containing protein, giving the protein MSTQPTVAQALADIGPRLKALRTRRDVTLTALAETTGISKSTLSRLESGQRKASLELLLPIAMAHQVPLDELVAAPKIADPRVHTTARKINGLTIVPLTRQPGPLQAFKMIIPADRTEPDPKVHEGFEWLYVLSGRLRMVLGAHDLILGPGEAAEFDTRQPHWFGSAGRGPVEILSLFGSQGERMHLRARSAGRKRA; this is encoded by the coding sequence ATGTCCACCCAACCCACCGTCGCCCAGGCACTCGCCGACATCGGCCCACGACTCAAAGCGCTGCGTACCCGCCGCGACGTCACGCTCACAGCGCTTGCGGAGACCACCGGAATCTCCAAGAGCACACTGTCGCGACTGGAATCCGGCCAGCGCAAGGCCAGCCTGGAGCTACTGCTGCCGATCGCCATGGCACACCAGGTGCCGCTGGACGAACTGGTCGCCGCACCGAAGATCGCCGACCCGCGGGTGCACACCACGGCGCGCAAGATCAACGGGCTCACCATCGTTCCACTCACCAGACAACCGGGGCCGCTGCAGGCCTTCAAGATGATCATCCCGGCCGACCGCACCGAACCCGACCCGAAGGTGCACGAGGGCTTCGAGTGGCTCTACGTCCTTTCCGGGCGGCTCCGGATGGTGCTCGGCGCGCACGACCTGATACTCGGCCCCGGCGAGGCCGCGGAATTCGATACCCGCCAACCACATTGGTTCGGCAGCGCGGGCCGGGGCCCCGTGGAAATCCTGAGCCTTTTCGGCAGCCAGGGTGAACGTATGCATCTTCGCGCACGCTCGGCAGGCCGAAAACGCGCATGA
- a CDS encoding AAA family ATPase, with product MSKCLILPDSAELGTLDKVDTPGAPPPVNLSEIPGFSLLPNESRLGTLEGVNPPLEALPIHSAEPLVSTLAPDSVHDLRGGAIEELRYPSSAALVVAGVPGAGKSTTLRTFFGAASDVETPRHSPDGATVLDSHQARIRWRRRLWWLPYPLWRPVVHAAHFHAIHAALRDTTDPVVIHDCATFRWTRTLIAHWATLYGRDLHLIMLDVPATVARAGQYARGRRVNGVAFTLHVRRWRRLMRTITIERRLPTNGSRSVVVVDRATVNRMRRVKFVAQ from the coding sequence ATGTCCAAATGCCTGATATTGCCGGATAGCGCCGAACTGGGGACCCTGGACAAGGTGGATACTCCAGGCGCTCCTCCTCCGGTGAATCTCAGTGAAATCCCAGGGTTCTCCCTGTTGCCCAACGAATCTCGACTCGGGACGCTGGAAGGGGTGAACCCCCCGCTCGAAGCTTTGCCGATACACTCCGCCGAACCACTGGTATCCACCCTGGCGCCGGACTCCGTGCACGATCTGCGCGGTGGCGCGATCGAGGAATTGCGGTACCCGAGCTCGGCGGCGCTGGTCGTCGCCGGCGTCCCTGGCGCAGGCAAGAGCACCACGCTGCGCACGTTCTTCGGCGCCGCCTCGGACGTCGAGACGCCGCGGCACAGCCCGGACGGCGCGACCGTGCTCGACTCGCACCAGGCGCGCATCCGCTGGCGGCGCAGGCTCTGGTGGTTGCCTTATCCGCTGTGGCGCCCGGTGGTCCACGCCGCGCACTTCCACGCGATCCATGCCGCGTTGCGCGACACCACAGATCCGGTCGTGATCCACGACTGCGCCACCTTCCGCTGGACGCGCACGCTGATCGCGCACTGGGCGACGCTCTATGGCCGGGACCTGCACCTGATCATGCTCGACGTGCCCGCGACCGTGGCACGGGCCGGTCAGTACGCTCGCGGGCGGCGGGTCAACGGAGTGGCCTTCACACTGCATGTGCGGCGCTGGCGACGACTGATGCGGACGATCACGATCGAGCGCCGCCTGCCGACGAACGGGTCCCGCTCCGTCGTCGTCGTCGACCGTGCGACCGTCAACCGGATGCGTCGCGTGAAATTCGTCGCCCAATGA
- a CDS encoding dTDP-glucose 4,6-dehydratase — translation MSVYLVTGAAGFIGANYVHRLLEWEPAAEVVAVDYIGFAGNTANLDRVADRIVFEQADIAELETMEAVYRRYRPDFVVNFAAESHNDRAILGPSAFMRSNALGAQVMAECSRLIPVRSHVHVSTIEVYGELAAGNEWFTERSPLNAKTPYSAAKAAGDQMVRAYMQTYPEMNIRMTHCANNYGPYQLPEKLIPLAVTSVLRGRKVPVYGDGLQSRDWLHVTDHCAAVHRVLHAELDTIPAEAATDPGLLPIFDISARCEVTNLDIARMVVTTLGRDPGAWIEHIPDRPNHDRRYLINPEKIESQLGWQPTHDFTTGIEDTVNWYVEHRDWWEQIIADKGELGFDWSQAAPQASR, via the coding sequence ATGTCCGTCTACCTCGTGACCGGTGCCGCAGGCTTCATCGGAGCGAATTACGTTCACCGTTTGCTGGAGTGGGAGCCCGCCGCCGAGGTAGTGGCGGTGGATTACATCGGTTTCGCAGGTAATACGGCGAACCTGGATCGGGTGGCCGACCGCATTGTTTTCGAACAGGCCGATATCGCCGAGCTGGAAACGATGGAGGCTGTCTACCGGCGGTATCGACCGGATTTCGTCGTGAACTTCGCGGCGGAGTCGCACAACGACCGTGCGATCCTCGGCCCGTCGGCGTTCATGCGCAGCAACGCCCTCGGCGCCCAGGTGATGGCCGAGTGCAGTCGCCTAATCCCGGTACGGTCGCACGTGCACGTATCGACGATCGAGGTGTACGGCGAGCTGGCGGCCGGGAACGAATGGTTCACCGAGCGGTCCCCGCTGAACGCGAAAACCCCTTACAGCGCTGCCAAAGCGGCCGGAGATCAGATGGTGCGCGCCTACATGCAGACCTATCCGGAAATGAACATCCGGATGACACACTGCGCCAACAACTACGGCCCGTATCAACTACCGGAGAAGCTGATCCCGCTGGCGGTGACGAGCGTCCTGCGCGGACGCAAGGTGCCCGTCTACGGCGACGGCCTGCAAAGCCGGGACTGGCTACACGTCACCGATCACTGCGCCGCTGTACATCGTGTCCTGCACGCAGAGCTGGACACGATCCCGGCGGAGGCGGCCACCGATCCGGGCTTGTTGCCGATCTTCGACATCTCGGCTCGCTGCGAGGTCACCAACCTCGATATCGCGCGCATGGTCGTCACCACGCTCGGACGTGACCCGGGCGCGTGGATCGAGCACATCCCCGACCGCCCGAATCACGATCGCCGCTACCTGATCAATCCGGAGAAGATCGAATCACAGCTGGGCTGGCAACCGACGCACGACTTCACAACCGGGATCGAAGACACGGTCAACTGGTACGTCGAGCACCGCGACTGGTGGGAACAGATCATCGCCGACAAGGGCGAACTCGGCTTCGACTGGAGCCAAGCCGCACCCCAAGCATCACGGTAG
- a CDS encoding glycerol-3-phosphate dehydrogenase/oxidase, whose protein sequence is MTTNWVRTGDSALNADRRAADLRRLGDGAEIDILVIGGGATGAGAALDAAARGLRTVLVERHDLAFGTSRWSSKLIHGGLRYLAGGRVGIAHESAVERGILIRTTAPHLVRPLPQLVPLIPGFGPARSALVRAGFLAGDALRRGAGTPAAILPRSRRVAAAEVLRLAPTVRRDGLRGGLQSWDGQLVDDARLVVALARTAAAQGATVLTRAEALDVTGNSATLRDTLTGETIGLRPRTVVNATGVWADQVDPSVELRPSRGTHLVFSAASFDGLNASLTVPVPGGTSRFVFAFPAAHGRVYLGLTDEDAPGPVPDEPKPTDAEIDFLLDTINPALREPLTRADIRGSYAGLRPLLQTADDSTADISRKHAVLRSPTGVVTIVGGKLTTYRRMAEDAVDAAVAYGRLTARPCRTRRIPLVGAVSGAARDRIAAPPVLIERYGSEAAAVLAAVRRDPALAEPVAPGMDVIGAEFAFAVAQEGALDADDLLDRRTRIGLVAEDRAAAAPAAAAALAPIS, encoded by the coding sequence ATGACCACGAATTGGGTGCGCACCGGAGACTCCGCGCTGAACGCCGACCGCCGCGCCGCAGATCTGCGGCGGCTCGGCGACGGCGCCGAGATCGACATCCTGGTGATCGGCGGCGGCGCCACCGGTGCGGGCGCCGCGCTCGACGCCGCCGCCCGCGGCCTGCGGACCGTCCTGGTGGAACGCCACGATCTGGCCTTCGGCACCAGCCGCTGGAGTTCCAAGCTGATCCATGGCGGGCTGCGTTACCTGGCCGGCGGCCGGGTCGGCATCGCCCACGAGAGCGCGGTGGAACGCGGCATCCTGATTCGCACAACGGCGCCGCATCTGGTGCGCCCGTTACCGCAGCTGGTGCCGCTGATCCCTGGCTTCGGCCCCGCGCGGAGCGCGCTGGTCCGCGCCGGTTTCCTAGCCGGTGACGCGCTGCGGCGCGGCGCGGGAACGCCTGCCGCGATCCTGCCCCGGTCACGCCGCGTCGCCGCCGCCGAGGTGTTGCGGCTCGCGCCGACCGTGCGCCGCGACGGGTTGCGCGGCGGGTTGCAGTCGTGGGACGGGCAGCTCGTCGACGACGCACGCCTGGTGGTCGCCCTGGCGCGCACCGCTGCGGCGCAGGGCGCGACGGTGCTGACCCGTGCGGAAGCCCTCGACGTGACCGGAAATTCGGCGACGCTGCGCGACACTCTGACCGGCGAGACCATCGGGCTCCGGCCGCGCACCGTGGTGAACGCCACCGGCGTATGGGCAGACCAGGTCGATCCGAGCGTCGAGTTGCGCCCGAGCCGCGGCACCCACCTGGTGTTCTCCGCCGCGTCCTTCGATGGCCTCAACGCCTCGCTGACTGTGCCGGTGCCCGGCGGCACCAGCCGGTTCGTCTTCGCCTTCCCCGCCGCGCACGGCCGGGTTTACCTCGGCCTGACCGACGAGGACGCGCCGGGACCCGTGCCCGACGAGCCGAAGCCGACCGACGCCGAAATCGACTTCCTGCTCGACACCATCAACCCCGCGCTGCGAGAGCCGTTGACGCGCGCCGATATTCGTGGGTCGTACGCGGGGCTGCGCCCGCTACTGCAGACCGCCGACGACAGCACGGCCGACATCTCGCGCAAACACGCGGTGCTGCGCTCGCCCACCGGTGTCGTCACGATTGTCGGCGGCAAGCTCACCACCTATCGGCGGATGGCGGAGGACGCCGTCGACGCGGCGGTCGCGTACGGCAGGCTCACTGCGAGGCCGTGCCGCACTCGGCGAATTCCGTTGGTGGGCGCGGTCTCCGGAGCGGCCCGCGATCGCATCGCCGCCCCGCCGGTGCTGATCGAGCGCTACGGCAGCGAGGCGGCCGCTGTCCTGGCCGCGGTGCGCCGCGATCCTGCGCTTGCCGAACCGGTGGCGCCCGGAATGGATGTGATCGGCGCCGAATTCGCGTTCGCGGTCGCACAGGAGGGCGCGCTCGACGCCGATGATCTGCTGGATCGGCGCACCCGCATCGGTCTGGTCGCCGAGGACCGGGCAGCCGCCGCCCCGGCCGCCGCGGCGGCGCTCGCGCCGATCTCCTAG
- a CDS encoding YegS/Rv2252/BmrU family lipid kinase encodes MTGSSLVRAITVVTNPQSGLGRGSGMASAAIARFRARSAEVTEVCAPTVAESVRQVRDSIVGPGPKPDVVVCIGGDGLINVMLAAIAETGVPLGMVPAGTGNDLARELGVPTDAPIAAADLVLDGRTRAIDLGRIEFPAPGATPMWFATVTGTGFDARVTLRANDMRWPKGRLRYTVAALAEVSGRFTVPYRVELTGAVTEGLTNPGAGSLLETEAVMIAVGNTRTYGGGMLICPDAVLDDGLLDLTVVGPLSRVEMLRLLPALSAGKRQNHPEVKQFRAAAVTLTAPGAPATADGEPAGTLPITLRAVPGALTVLVP; translated from the coding sequence GTGACCGGGAGTTCGCTCGTGCGGGCGATCACCGTGGTGACCAATCCGCAGTCCGGGCTCGGCAGGGGAAGCGGCATGGCGAGTGCCGCGATCGCCCGGTTCCGGGCGCGTAGCGCCGAGGTCACCGAGGTGTGTGCCCCGACGGTCGCCGAATCGGTTCGGCAGGTGCGGGATTCGATCGTGGGTCCGGGGCCGAAGCCCGACGTGGTGGTCTGTATCGGTGGGGACGGTCTGATCAACGTGATGCTCGCGGCCATCGCCGAGACCGGCGTCCCGCTCGGCATGGTTCCCGCGGGCACCGGCAACGATCTGGCCAGGGAGCTCGGCGTGCCGACGGACGCCCCGATCGCCGCGGCCGATCTCGTGCTCGACGGGCGGACCAGGGCCATCGACCTCGGCCGCATCGAGTTTCCCGCGCCCGGCGCGACGCCGATGTGGTTCGCGACCGTGACCGGCACCGGCTTCGACGCACGAGTCACCCTGCGCGCCAACGACATGCGCTGGCCGAAGGGGCGGCTGCGCTACACGGTCGCGGCGCTGGCCGAGGTCTCCGGCCGTTTCACCGTGCCCTACCGCGTCGAGCTGACCGGTGCGGTCACCGAGGGGCTGACCAACCCGGGTGCGGGCTCTCTGCTGGAGACCGAGGCGGTCATGATCGCGGTCGGCAACACCCGCACCTACGGCGGTGGCATGCTGATCTGCCCGGATGCGGTGCTGGACGACGGACTGCTCGACCTGACCGTGGTCGGCCCGCTATCCAGGGTGGAGATGCTGCGCCTGCTGCCCGCGCTGTCGGCGGGCAAGCGCCAGAATCATCCGGAGGTCAAGCAGTTCCGGGCCGCGGCGGTCACGCTGACCGCGCCGGGCGCGCCCGCGACCGCGGACGGCGAGCCCGCGGGCACGTTGCCCATCACCCTCCGCGCGGTGCCCGGGGCACTGACCGTCCTGGTGCCTTGA
- a CDS encoding FAD-binding oxidoreductase, with the protein MVWDAWGIPTEHKPLSARVRGLLAQVFGVSGEPVARRDEGDVPLRESALTPAQRAGLVEVVGADNLSADHRDRLLHAGGKSTPDLLRRRAEGPQDAPDAVVFPADHDQVLAVLAYCAEHAVAVVPFGGGTSVVGGVDPVRGRFDAVIALDLRRLDTITRIDPVSGTATLGAGLTGPRTEELLGAHGLSLGHFPQSFEFASVGGFAATRSSGQASAGYGRFDDMVQRLKIATPSGTLELGRAPASAAGPDLRELFVGSEGTLGVITEVTLRVHPVPEAVAYQAWSFPDFETGAAALRSVVQAGAAPTVLRLSDEAETGINLARSGDIGGNPIAGCLAITTVEGSAAHVAARSAEANALLAAAGGTALGPAPAEEWEHGRFAAPYLRDALLDVGVLCETLETATTWSTVTALKAKVTGVLTEALGGQGTPPLVMCHISHTYPTGASLYFTVIAKQLDDPIAQWQVAKHAVGDAIVAAGGTITHHHAVGTDHRPWLPDEVGDLGVRVLRAVKAELDPAGILNPGKLVS; encoded by the coding sequence ATGGTCTGGGATGCCTGGGGTATCCCTACCGAACACAAACCACTTTCGGCGCGGGTCCGTGGCCTGCTAGCGCAGGTGTTCGGTGTGTCGGGCGAACCGGTGGCGCGACGCGATGAGGGCGACGTGCCACTGCGCGAATCGGCGCTCACGCCCGCGCAGCGAGCCGGGTTGGTCGAGGTGGTCGGCGCCGACAACCTGTCGGCCGACCACCGCGACCGGCTACTGCACGCGGGTGGCAAGAGCACGCCGGATCTGTTGCGCCGCCGCGCTGAGGGCCCGCAGGACGCGCCCGACGCGGTCGTCTTTCCCGCCGATCACGACCAGGTCCTCGCCGTGCTCGCCTATTGCGCCGAGCACGCCGTCGCCGTCGTTCCGTTCGGCGGCGGCACCAGCGTGGTCGGCGGCGTCGATCCCGTGCGCGGCCGATTCGACGCCGTGATCGCGCTGGATCTGCGCAGGCTCGACACCATCACCCGGATCGATCCGGTCAGCGGCACCGCGACCCTCGGCGCGGGACTCACCGGTCCGCGCACGGAGGAACTGCTCGGCGCGCACGGCCTTTCGCTCGGCCACTTCCCGCAGAGCTTCGAATTCGCCAGTGTCGGCGGTTTCGCCGCGACACGGTCCTCCGGCCAGGCGTCGGCGGGCTACGGCCGGTTCGACGACATGGTGCAGCGGCTGAAGATCGCCACGCCCAGCGGCACCCTCGAACTCGGCCGCGCCCCCGCCTCGGCCGCGGGACCGGACCTGCGCGAGCTGTTCGTGGGCTCCGAGGGGACGCTCGGCGTGATCACCGAGGTCACGCTCCGGGTGCATCCGGTCCCGGAAGCCGTCGCCTACCAAGCATGGTCGTTCCCGGACTTCGAAACCGGTGCAGCGGCACTGCGCTCGGTCGTGCAGGCCGGCGCGGCGCCCACCGTCCTTCGGCTGTCCGACGAGGCGGAGACCGGAATCAACCTGGCCCGCTCCGGCGACATCGGCGGCAACCCGATAGCGGGCTGTCTGGCCATCACGACCGTCGAAGGCAGCGCGGCGCACGTCGCGGCACGCAGCGCCGAGGCGAACGCCCTGCTCGCCGCGGCGGGCGGCACCGCGCTCGGGCCTGCGCCCGCCGAGGAGTGGGAGCACGGACGCTTCGCCGCGCCGTATCTGCGCGACGCGCTGCTGGACGTCGGCGTGCTGTGCGAAACACTCGAGACCGCGACCACCTGGTCGACCGTGACGGCGCTGAAGGCGAAGGTGACCGGCGTGCTGACCGAAGCGCTCGGTGGGCAGGGCACGCCGCCGCTGGTCATGTGCCACATCTCGCACACCTACCCGACCGGCGCGTCGCTGTACTTCACCGTCATCGCCAAGCAACTGGACGACCCGATCGCCCAGTGGCAAGTCGCCAAGCACGCTGTCGGCGACGCCATCGTGGCGGCGGGCGGCACCATCACCCACCACCACGCGGTCGGCACCGACCACCGGCCGTGGCTACCGGACGAGGTCGGTGACCTGGGTGTGCGCGTCTTGCGCGCGGTGAAGGCCGAACTCGACCCCGCAGGCATATTGAATCCCGGGAAGTTGGTGTCGTGA
- a CDS encoding NAD(P)/FAD-dependent oxidoreductase has protein sequence MADRYDFIVVGGGVAGLMTAARLSEQDTAVALMEGNLLGSGATTRNHGIVHGGALYARWHPEVTASCMKAQAAYGAAFPKCISDIEKCWYIGAPETMRQHGTLWDKHGIDHGEVDPWQVRELLTVPDSIALQTIAARELLVDTHSLITDLAARCVANGVDLIVGTRVSRVVVADQVVRGVETATGLVQAANVVVCNGIGTREVLERSRSMIAEELKSRLEVMMAFPGALPCSIIGLEFGWPALAPSAAGGVVLASRYGARQRFVRGPARWPVPATETTELTRELTEWLRPGLVDCTSGVAWVCSKTEHARGSGDQWGTEPNYAVINHDDREGIAGLWTVLPGKMTLALHASRAVVAAVTGTEQPLALPAEHSGRPSDVFDLVDAAPWTAHQEASPR, from the coding sequence ATGGCAGACAGATACGACTTCATTGTGGTGGGCGGCGGTGTGGCTGGCCTGATGACGGCGGCGCGACTGAGCGAGCAGGATACCGCGGTAGCGCTGATGGAAGGCAATCTTCTCGGATCCGGAGCAACGACGCGAAATCACGGCATTGTCCACGGCGGCGCGCTGTATGCGCGGTGGCATCCAGAGGTGACGGCATCGTGCATGAAGGCGCAGGCCGCTTATGGCGCTGCGTTCCCCAAGTGCATATCTGACATCGAAAAGTGCTGGTACATAGGAGCACCCGAGACAATGCGTCAGCATGGCACCTTGTGGGATAAGCACGGCATAGACCACGGTGAGGTGGATCCGTGGCAGGTCCGTGAATTGCTAACAGTGCCTGATTCAATAGCTTTGCAGACCATAGCTGCACGGGAACTGCTCGTCGACACCCATTCCCTCATAACCGATCTGGCGGCCAGGTGTGTAGCGAATGGGGTGGACCTGATCGTCGGGACGCGCGTGTCGCGTGTCGTGGTCGCTGATCAAGTAGTGCGGGGTGTCGAAACCGCCACTGGATTAGTGCAAGCGGCGAACGTCGTGGTGTGCAATGGGATCGGTACACGCGAGGTGCTGGAGCGGTCGAGGTCAATGATTGCCGAGGAGCTGAAGTCCCGGCTGGAAGTCATGATGGCCTTTCCCGGGGCGTTGCCATGCTCGATCATCGGCCTCGAATTCGGGTGGCCAGCCCTGGCGCCGTCGGCCGCTGGTGGCGTGGTGTTGGCGTCCCGGTATGGTGCCCGCCAGCGTTTCGTGCGCGGCCCGGCTCGCTGGCCGGTCCCTGCGACCGAAACAACCGAGCTGACGCGTGAACTCACCGAGTGGCTGCGGCCCGGCCTGGTTGATTGCACCTCTGGTGTCGCATGGGTGTGCAGCAAGACCGAGCATGCGCGCGGCAGCGGCGACCAGTGGGGCACCGAACCGAACTACGCCGTGATCAATCACGACGACCGCGAAGGTATCGCCGGGTTGTGGACGGTCCTGCCGGGCAAGATGACACTCGCGCTGCACGCCTCTCGCGCGGTCGTAGCCGCCGTCACCGGCACCGAGCAACCACTGGCGCTGCCCGCCGAGCACAGCGGCCGTCCCAGCGATGTCTTCGATCTGGTCGACGCGGCACCGTGGACCGCGCACCAGGAAGCGAGCCCCCGATGA
- a CDS encoding TetR/AcrR family transcriptional regulator, producing the protein MTAPDGTTEDAENALSAIDLSILDAARACVQEFGVRRTTLTEVARRAGVSRPTVYRRWPDTGSLVAELLVRELRGIVAATMPTAGTARARLVEGVVSGAAKVRSNPLFGKIFRTDTDLMLTYVFGRLGRNQRALIELFAAGIREGRQDGSIRDGDPDRMATMVLLIAQSAVQSAGTVAPLLAGEDLDTELRRAIDGYLGDGRNQPR; encoded by the coding sequence TTGACCGCTCCCGATGGGACCACCGAAGACGCCGAGAACGCGCTCTCCGCTATCGACCTCTCGATCCTCGACGCGGCCCGCGCCTGCGTGCAGGAGTTCGGCGTGCGCCGCACCACCCTCACCGAGGTCGCGCGCCGGGCGGGCGTCAGCAGGCCGACCGTCTACCGCCGCTGGCCGGACACCGGCTCGCTGGTGGCCGAGCTACTGGTTCGCGAGCTGCGCGGCATCGTCGCGGCGACCATGCCGACCGCGGGCACGGCGCGCGCCAGGCTGGTCGAAGGCGTGGTCTCGGGCGCGGCGAAGGTCCGGTCGAATCCGTTGTTCGGCAAGATCTTCCGCACCGACACCGATCTGATGCTCACCTATGTGTTCGGCAGGCTCGGCCGCAACCAGCGGGCGCTGATCGAGCTGTTCGCCGCGGGCATCCGCGAGGGCAGGCAGGACGGCTCCATCCGCGACGGCGATCCGGACCGGATGGCCACCATGGTGCTGCTGATTGCCCAGTCCGCGGTGCAGTCGGCGGGCACCGTCGCGCCGCTCCTCGCGGGCGAGGACCTCGACACCGAGCTCCGTCGCGCGATCGACGGCTATCTCGGCGACGGCCGGAACCAGCCGCGATGA
- a CDS encoding NAD(P)/FAD-dependent oxidoreductase — protein MSERYDVVVVGGGAAGLSAALVLARARRRVAVVRGGAPRNAPAEHMHGFLSRDGMPPADLLSVGADEVAGYGAELIDDVVTGAGPGSAHDGYPIRLGGGGVLRARRVLVATGLRDELPELPGVRERWGVDVLHCPYCHGYEVRDQPIGVLGGRGPGALDRAVHLALLLPQWSRDVVFFPHTMTLSDTDRAHLDARGVRVLEGEVARFAVDGGLRGVELADGRAVPRTAMFVAPTFHANDDVLVAMGCAFDDTGWVVTDPSGRTSVPGVWAAGNVSNPAAQVISAASAGSTAAIAINGDLVLADTAALAAAR, from the coding sequence ATGAGCGAGAGATATGACGTGGTGGTCGTGGGTGGCGGCGCGGCGGGACTGTCGGCGGCGCTGGTGCTCGCCAGGGCGCGACGACGGGTCGCGGTGGTCCGTGGCGGTGCGCCGCGCAACGCGCCCGCCGAGCACATGCACGGGTTCCTCTCCCGCGACGGGATGCCGCCGGCGGACCTGCTGTCCGTGGGCGCGGACGAGGTGGCGGGCTACGGCGCCGAGCTGATCGACGACGTCGTCACCGGCGCGGGGCCGGGCTCGGCGCACGACGGATACCCGATCCGGCTGGGTGGTGGCGGGGTGCTACGGGCCCGCCGCGTGCTCGTCGCGACGGGGCTGCGCGATGAACTGCCGGAGCTGCCCGGCGTGCGCGAACGATGGGGCGTCGACGTGCTGCACTGCCCGTACTGTCACGGCTACGAGGTCCGTGACCAGCCGATCGGAGTGCTCGGCGGGAGGGGGCCCGGCGCGCTCGACCGCGCGGTGCACCTGGCGCTGCTGCTCCCGCAGTGGTCCCGCGACGTGGTCTTCTTCCCGCACACGATGACCCTGTCGGACACCGACCGCGCCCACCTGGACGCGCGCGGGGTGCGCGTGCTCGAGGGCGAGGTCGCGCGGTTCGCCGTCGACGGCGGTCTGCGCGGCGTCGAACTGGCCGACGGGCGGGCGGTGCCGCGGACTGCGATGTTCGTGGCGCCGACCTTCCACGCCAACGACGACGTGCTGGTCGCCATGGGCTGCGCGTTCGACGACACCGGTTGGGTGGTCACCGACCCGTCCGGGCGCACCAGCGTCCCTGGCGTGTGGGCGGCAGGCAACGTGAGCAACCCGGCGGCTCAGGTGATTTCCGCGGCGAGCGCCGGTTCGACCGCCGCGATCGCGATCAACGGTGACCTGGTGCTGGCGGACACCGCCGCGCTCGCGGCAGCTCGATAA